TGCGACGGGCGGGAGGCGGGTCGATCGTGAACATTTCGTCGGTGGCTGGTCTGGTGGGGCTGCCCAATATCCCTGCGTATCAGGCGAGCAAAGGCGCGGTGCGATTGCTGACGAAGAACGCGGCGGTGCAGTACGCCAAGGACAAGATCCGGGTGAATTCCATTCATCCTGGCCGTATCGAGACGCCCATGACAGCAAACCTCACTCCAGAACGACGGGCGATGGTCCTGGACCTGACTCCGTTAGGGAGAGATGGAAAACCGGAAGAAGTCGCCTACGGTGTGTTGTATTTGGCTTGCGACGAATCGTCGTTTGTCACGGGAGCGGAGTTGGTGATCGATGGCGGGTTCACTGCCCGGTGAGGAGAGAGTGGCGTTCCCCTTTCCTGGTACGAGAAGGGGGAACTGGAAAGTCGAGCTAGTAGTTTGTTCGAGAAAATAGGAGGGGTTGTCATTCCGAGCCGTAATGCAATGGAGGCGAGGAATCTCGTGTTGGTCCTGCTCCTTTGAGATTCCTCGTCGCTGCGCTCCTCGGAATGACACCCCTTAGCATTCCCCGGATAGATTACTATCCCTTGGTCTTCTTGATCTCTTCCGTCAACTCGGGAACGGATTTGAAGAGGTCGGCCACGAGGCCGTAGTCCGCCACGCTGAAGATCGGGGCGTCAGGATCTTTGTTAATGGCAACAATGACCTTGGAATCCTTCATGCCGGCGAGATGCTGAATGGCGCCGGAGATGCCGATGGCGAAGTAGAGTTCCGGGGCCACGACCTTGCCGGTCTGTCCGACTTGCAGGTCATTGGGTACGAACCCGGCATCCACCGCAGCGCGGCTGGCGCCCATTGCAGCGCCTAGCACATCAACCAGCGGTTCTAAGTAGACGGTAAAATTCTCGCCGGATTTCAGCCCGCGACCGCCGGACACCACGATGCGCGCTTCGGTCAGGTTTGGGCGATCCGACTTGGTTTCGCTGAAATCGACGAACTGCATCTTCTTGGCGGAAGCGTCGAGAGAAACACTGACTTTCTCCACAGCGCCTTGCCCACTCGGCTGCGCGGCATCGAAGGCTGTGCCGCGAACGGAGACGACTTTGACGGCGTCTTCG
Above is a window of Deltaproteobacteria bacterium DNA encoding:
- a CDS encoding electron transfer flavoprotein subunit alpha/FixB family protein, producing MGNVLVFAEHQKGKFPKSTLIAVQAGKEAASKLGGNCLAAVLGSGVDALAQEIAGYGVTKALAADDPALANYLADAYAATLEQVIKANDVSLVLATSTAIGKDLLPRVAARLGVGMATDIVGINADGTFLRPMYAGNVLATVALEDAVKVVSVRGTAFDAAQPSGQGAVEKVSVSLDASAKKMQFVDFSETKSDRPNLTEARIVVSGGRGLKSGENFTVYLEPLVDVLGAAMGASRAAVDAGFVPNDLQVGQTGKVVAPELYFAIGISGAIQHLAGMKDSKVIVAINKDPDAPIFSVADYGLVADLFKSVPELTEEIKKTKG